Below is a window of Narcine bancroftii isolate sNarBan1 chromosome 13, sNarBan1.hap1, whole genome shotgun sequence DNA.
GGCGGCATTGAACTATGGCTTTAAGATGGCGGGGAATTCACGGAGGATCACATCGAACTCGTCCCTGGCAGCAGCTACGAGGCGACATCGGGCCTGctggcttctgctgtgtccagtcgggtggagtggaatgttcgggcgtgagctctgaggaagtcgtcccctaacagcgcggtgcccaAGGAGGCTAGGATAAACCTCCAATGGAACTTcttcctgatctggatctgtgcacTGCGGGTGCCGTagatcctgatggtggagccgttggctgcccgcagggttggacctcgagattAGGTGCtggtctctaatgctgtggggggggggggggggaaggactcGGAGCTCAGCtccaccaggaatcggcggcCGGTGGATCTGTCTGTCActtgaaggaggctgtttgtgtggccagtcgttgcagccatcaacagcggctggcctggtcgtttccctgaaacccgcagggctggcGCCACTTATGGGCTTGCACTCCCCAGTGCTAgtgatagaaacaccaggtcgactggccctcctcCGGCTTGGTTTTGGGAGCAGCTGGCTCCTGGTTGTGCAACTTGGCTGAGGGCtacctcgttctccctcttcgtgcgcTAGAGGGCATCCGCACAGGCTCTCCTCGGgtttgagaagtcttcatctgtgaggagcagctggatgtcctccggcatctgttccagaaatatccaccagggccagcattttgtcCATCAGCGCCAACGGACTATGGtctccaagcccatctaggtgaaggagcctggaagcgcgttgctggggagttagcccaaaaattccaagcagcaggtctttgagggcggtgtacttgcccGTAGTCGGGGGGGTGGTGAATTATGTCGTCCAACCTTGCTGTCATTGTCTTGGTCCAGAGCACtcatgacatgatagaacatcgtggtgTCTGAGATGTTGtgaagttgaaattgtgcttctgcctGCCCAAACCATGTTCTCAGTAGTTGGAtccaaagggggtggggggggggggggggaaagcttgTTTGAGACAGAAtgaacctctgctgaatccatggtgctttgagtccagaaaaacatctgggctcGTTGGGCTCACCACTGTGGGggtgtgagcagtgggagaaacatagccaccacgttgagggtcgttaatgacagtttttttattcaaattcagcgcgacCCTATAAGGGGAGCATGAGTTCAGTCACcctgtgcattgtgacatcataatcgctgcccgaggtgcgcactggaagggatgctggagccagagagaaacctctgacgatgccatttccccatggcttcaccaccatgtggcgatacaagcggggccagttcgccatgaggatgtgcgctgccacattTCCATCTTTCTTTTCCCATCAAACCTACTTTAGGTGTTTGTTCTTGTAACAAAatatatgctattgaaataaattttttagtcattccatcaactataatttgctccaaatttgaaagatcttttaaaaccacatcagatcctaatttctctcttaaaaatTACTCAAGAGATTGTAGCAGCCTGCGCCTTGGGCCAATACCAGAAATGGCCGTTGAACGCGGCAACCGGCAAGACCTCGAACGGGCTGATAAGCCCGTTTCCATTGGCTGCCAGTGGAACAGTGAAACTGGTCAACAACCGCCGGCGGATTGCAAGGAGCCAATCGGAACTGATCAATTGGTGGCTGGCCCGCTCAAGCCATGTCCCGGTGGTGACGCATCCGAGCTCATCTaaaaaaggcagagctgcccgtGAATAAACTCATTGTCGAATACCCTCGCATGAGCGCGTTCTTTCCTCTGCAAGTTTCGAACTACAGCCCAGGAGCTACCTGGCTGTAGCAGTAGTGACCTTGCTACAGGGTAAATATTCCTTATTTCTACAAATTTGGAGTCTGTATTAtgagattaaaattataattttttaaaatcctcctGACCAGTAAAGTTTTCTCTGAATGAATAATAACTTTATGATATTTTTGGTATCCTTCAGTGCCATCTGATGCAATCCAAATCGAAATGCAGTATTGTTATTATGTATTttagttatgggattagattaggttgggggagggatttttagttttttttcttcttttgtataTTTTCAGCATATATCCAttaacactgtaacattgtgattttttttaatggttattATTATCTTacatgttgattaaataaaatattaataaaaagatAAATGATAGTGTgcgtgttgggggtgggggggggggcaggaggtcAGAAATTGACCAAAATCCAGGTCAGTAATTTTTAATACAATCAAGTGTGGAAATCTGTCAATGTAAAGACTGAAGTCAGGGAATCAAGATGTATGGACGAAAGGCAGCAAAGAGTTGAAGTACAGACCAATAATTTAAAAGTTCATGCTCCTGATTAAGCTTGGGCTCTCTTGTACTGCATTTCCTTCATCAGGTGAGCAACATTCCATTTCCTACAACAGGTATCGTCTAGAATGGAAATAGTCAGAAGTACAAATCACTTATCAAGTGGAAACACTCTTTTGGCATTTCCAAAATGttgcaactggcaaattcattcATGCAAAACTAATAAAATGCTCAAACAAGTCAGCAAATCCAGCAGCTTCTGTGGAGGCAAATGGATGGTTGGCTGGTCCTGATGCAGCAGGGACTTGACCTGAAATGCATACGATCCCTTTTgactccacaaatgctgctttaCCTGCCAAATTCTTCCAGTCgtttatattttttttgctccaaattccagcagctgcagtctGCCTCATTGACACCATGTACTTTAATTCACACATCCAATGTTAGCAGGACCAGCACCCAATGAAGTTAGTAAATTGAGCAGATTTAGTTgaaatgttctaagtcttcaaTTTCAAATAATATTCAATTAATTCTTACCTTATAAGGACTTCTCCAAGATGACCTGCTAGAGCCCCATCAATATATTCTTCTGTGTTTGCCAGCtgaaaagaaaaatgatgaaTCTTCTCTGCCAAAAACTACATTCAATCTACCCCGTTCAGTGGAATACCCCAAAGTAAACTGTATTAGATATGAAAAAGGTCTTTTTTTTCCTGCACTAATTTGCTATTTGGACTTCAATTGGGCAATGAAAATCGCTCACTTAAATAAAACTGGAATTCAAGATTTCGGTAATGGCAAGTCCAATAGAAATTTGAAAAGCTTATTCAGTTGTACTGAAGTCAAAACAATGGTCAGCATTTTGAGCTAAGACCCTGTTCCATCAATAATGCTAAATAATCCAGTGCTACTCAGCTCAATAACACTGCTACATCAAAAAACAGGAACAACTATGCCTGTTCCACTGTCTGCATTTCTGCCAACTATATAATTGCCCTCTTCGTCTTCAAGATCAACAAATCATGTTGATAATATCCACCAACTTCAGCATAATGCCACCACCAGACTTCTTTCCTTCCCCCTTCAGCAGCCCAAAGAGACTATTCCTTTCCCAATGCTCTTCTAACTTCATCAACACCCTTTCATCTTCAAGGAACTGTTTAAGGAGATGCAGCACTTGTTCTTTTATCTATTTCCTTCCAGGGGATCCTGAACCTCATTATTATCGTTCTCTAAGCTTCTAAGCTCTGTCTTTagcttccccaccccaccactcttCCCACAAGCCCTAGGCAAGTTTTAATCATAACCTAAttgtacagtttcataactccaaaggaaatgggccaatgacaatttttctcaagcaaaatatttcagtcacaattgggtctagggcagtgattctcaaccttcccttcccactcacatcccaccttaagcaatcccttactaaccacattgcaccgatggcatagggattacttaaagtggtatgtgtggaaagaaaaaggttgagaaccacgaaCATAAAACACTgcttgcagttctggtcactaaacTATAGCAAGGTTGCTAGAGAatgtaataaaaaaattacaaggaTTCACAGTTGGAGGACACGCAAGAGATAAAAAGAAACAAGATAGGCTGGGACCAATTCCTCCTCCCTGGAGCATGGAAGGCTGATGTGTGATCTTCTAAAATTTAACAGAAATCATAAGGGCCGCAGATAAAATAGTCTGTCTTTTCTCCTCCAGAGTATGAGAAAAACAAAAGGGGAGAGGAGAAAGCTTGAAGGGGGATCTGTGGGGGAATCTTTAAAGAAGATCAAAGGGAAAAGCTTATCTAGATGGTGGTGGAATGGAAAAAAATGCTGAGGAAGTTGTACATTTAAGATACATTTAGCAGACACTGATCAAGAAAGTTAAGAGGGATATAAAAAAAACAagccccttttaaattgcagcacctgggttgccctcctgggacccaagtGTGATTACtgaggcaaaggtgctggaaacacCTTTAAAATTGTTGGGGAATCCCGTCCCCACAATGACACATCACGCACACACtggaagtactgctggatgtaCGGTTGCTGGCTGCCCAGTGATGCATGTCATGAGCGTAAGTGGGTTGCCCAGTTTCCTGTCCAgacgtgacctaggtaagtttaacaaGAGACACTTTCAGGTGTccaaaataccctgatgtaaagccgcatattccacccctatgcggctgtcgggaggctacctgaaagtggagaacctggccaggaggaaCACTTACCTagccctcctcctgtaggtataatctccagCTCTGAGAATCCCTCATTGCACCTGAAaccagcagtgggactacggccacagtccacagaaGCCGGCATTCGGCTGTCCTTCAACCAGCGTGttgtcaggtgacagaaaggcatcttctcccCGGCCACCTAAACGTCCCAGTTGCGCTCCCCCAGCCCCATCTGCTGGCGCATTATCTGTGTCCGAGGACCTGAAAGCAGCTTAGATTCCCTACCACTGAGGTAGATCAAGCACCCAGTTGGTTTCCGACAgggttgaccgggtcagaccctttctaaatGCCACGTAATTGGGgcactaaccaggcaaattgcccagttaactaaCCCCAtattacacagcagtttgaaagggccttcaGATAGGACTAACTCAGGAAGGCAAAATAATTCATAAATTGATAAATGGGGATAAAACAGCATCACCATAGTTATTTCATCCCTTTTAGCCTGTGTGACAGGGACTGGATCACACACCTGCATATTCATATAGCCATCAACGGACACCAGGTAGCCCTTGTATTCCATGCCCCACTTTAGCTTCACCATGACGGGTTTGCCAGTCAGTCCATTGAGGAAAGGCTTCGGATTCAACGGTAAACTCTGCAGGAGAAAACATCAGTCAATGTTGAATCACCCTCACTCACACTGGCACTGTCCCGGGGGCGTGGGAGACAGGGGCGAGGGGCCGGGACCAGAGGTGCGGCGGCAGGGACAGGAGGCCAGGGCCTTCGCCGGCGAGCGGACTCGGGCCGGCGCCGCCGGAACCCCGGAAACTAGGCCTGGGTCGGAAAGACGCGGGCGACGGCAGCTGGTCCGTGGGGTGGTGGAGACGATAATCCGAGCGCCAACTCACCATGACCGTGAAGACGCTGCCACTGCCCGGTCGGTGCACTGAACAAACACGCGCCAACGGCTGGGAGCAGGGGCTGCCGGGAAGGGGCAGCGCCGTCAACTTTCACCCCTCAGCGCGTTTGCCGCTCTGATTGGCCAGAACGGTACTGCTGCGTTGCCAAGGGAGACACGGAGCCAGGCGGCCTGATTTCCCTCCCGGGATCGGTCCCGGCCCGGTGGGTACATTTCCTTCCCACCGGGAGTCGGACCCGGCTTGGTGGGTTcatttccccgccccccccccaagggGAATCGGACCCGACCTGCTgggttcattccccccccccccaggggaaTCGGACCCGGCCTGGTGGGTTcatttccccgccccccccccccccccaaggggaATCGGACACGACCCGGTGGGTTCACTTCCTCCCACCGGGGGTCGGACCCGGCCTGGTGGGCTcatttccccgccccccccccccccccaaggggaATCGGACACGACCCGGTGGGTTCATTCCCCTTCCACAGGGGGTCAGACCCGGCCTGGTGGGTTCATTCCCCCTCCAGAGGTTCGGATCCGGCCCTGTgctgagctgtcagtctccctcttgCCTAGCTTTGCTTCACTGACATTGGCCATGTATTACCTCTACCATTAAAgatactccccttgggtataactgtgcatgcacacattgtctttcattattgtaccatgagtgtctgctaataaaagccatgattattgtttgacctatcatctttgtctacttcattaactggcatttcaattttattagcagaaattatCAAGctataatcgaccagtctgccctgaggaccagggaaattttcaaccactggattgcttgtttcaattactacatggctcaaaacagTGGGGTCACCTGAAttccctgctgggtgaggtcccttttgccgtaacgcaaggagctaccactgtCTGCTTACTATACAGCGTCACAGaacgtggtgcttgctcgacaccagttgctgactagacaccagaaacccaAGGAAAGTGATGATGCCTATGCACTagccctcgactcactggcaaacaaatgcaatgtcagggcagtcaatgtccAACAACACGTAATGCCTTGAAGCTTTTGTTAACGGAAtcaactccagttacatccgtcaGAGACTGCTGGAGATGAAGCCCCTAACCTATGTcattctagccaaaacactgagaagtgccatccggtccagtgaaatgctagaaaccaaaaG
It encodes the following:
- the snrpf gene encoding small nuclear ribonucleoprotein F translates to MSLPLNPKPFLNGLTGKPVMVKLKWGMEYKGYLVSVDGYMNMQLANTEEYIDGALAGHLGEVLIRCNNVLYIRGVEEEEEDGEMRE